The Halobellus sp. MBLA0158 genome has a window encoding:
- a CDS encoding VOC family protein: protein MSPEVARLGHVALETPDLDESLSFYVDTSGMEIVERTDETAYLRAVEEYDHHSLSLTEADEAGVDHIGWQTEEPEHVAAFAERLEERGIDVTWVEAGAEAGQGEAIRFEVPNGHQFELYGEMEKPEPPKERRSKLKNRQYDPTNNHPIAPNRIDHLQIWDQDAKECAEWIQDVLGFQLQEYYDLQDGSRWGTFLSACGVKIDLAIVQSENDDDPAAVHHIAFEVDDANDLFAAHNVLNENDVPVDGIGQHGISRGEFMYGRDPTSGHRIEFNTGSYLTLDPHWEPVAWEENDISDGDDHQWIGGIDSLKRVTY, encoded by the coding sequence ATGTCGCCTGAAGTCGCACGACTCGGACACGTCGCACTGGAGACACCGGATCTGGACGAGTCGCTGTCGTTCTACGTCGACACCTCCGGGATGGAGATCGTCGAGCGAACGGACGAGACGGCGTACCTGCGGGCCGTCGAGGAGTACGATCACCACTCACTCAGCCTGACCGAAGCCGACGAGGCGGGTGTCGACCACATCGGCTGGCAGACCGAAGAGCCCGAGCACGTGGCGGCCTTCGCCGAGCGACTCGAAGAGCGGGGGATAGACGTCACGTGGGTCGAAGCGGGCGCCGAAGCGGGGCAGGGCGAGGCGATCCGCTTCGAGGTCCCGAACGGCCACCAGTTCGAGCTCTACGGCGAGATGGAAAAGCCCGAGCCGCCGAAGGAGCGCCGCTCGAAGCTCAAGAACCGCCAATACGACCCCACGAACAACCACCCGATCGCACCGAATCGGATCGACCACCTCCAGATCTGGGACCAGGACGCGAAGGAGTGCGCCGAGTGGATCCAGGACGTGCTGGGCTTCCAGCTCCAGGAGTACTACGACCTCCAGGACGGCTCCCGGTGGGGGACGTTCCTCAGCGCCTGCGGCGTCAAGATCGACCTGGCGATCGTCCAGTCCGAGAACGACGACGACCCCGCCGCGGTCCACCACATCGCCTTCGAGGTCGACGACGCGAACGACCTCTTCGCGGCGCACAACGTGCTGAACGAGAACGACGTCCCGGTCGACGGGATCGGCCAGCACGGCATCTCCCGCGGCGAATTTATGTACGGCCGCGATCCGACGAGCGGCCACCGGATCGAGTTCAACACGGGCAGTTACCTCACGCTGGACCCGCACTGGGAGCCGGTCGCCTGGGAGGAAAACGACATCAGCGACGGCGACGACCACCAGTGGATCGGCGGCATCGACTCCCTGAAGCGCGTGACGTACTGA
- the fdhF gene encoding formate dehydrogenase subunit alpha: MSSEQQDQEPVKTICPYCGVGCGIQVNPGEDPSDMRFMPWGDAPVNDGRVCIKGGAATQVVDHEDRLTDPLIKEDGEFREATWEEAYERIVSEMEEIRDEYGPDAMGFFGSSKTMNEENYLLQKLARRFGTNNVDNCTRMCHASTVWALRTSLGAGAMTNSMEDLQEEADLFWIQGANPAEQHPIANSNYFRQAMLDGATVIQVDPHANKTTRSFDIEETERHQHLQLKPGTDIPLLNIVLKTILENDWVDEDFIEERTEGIEHLRETLEDFDKEAAAEECGVPLEDIELAAKKYAEADNAAIFTGMGMSQHACGVDNVQNEINLALITGNVGRPGTGVNPLRGQNNVQGTSDVGAMPNVLPGYQLVDDDEARESVEEVWGFEIPDEPGLTNVEITSSIGDGIHGMYVMGENPVMSEPDANHVAELLDEVEFMVVQDIFMTESAEYADVVLPATTWAERGGTVTNTDRRVQRMRPVQKVHENTKHDLDILCEVGTRLFGEGFDFDDPEDVFEELRQVCPSYHGMTYDALGEEGIHWPCYEPGDEGDQFLYEDSFDTESGLGQIEGVTHQEPKEVPDEEYPLVLTTARLEEHYNTGTMSRRSPRLNKQYPENFVDVHPNDAERYGIEDGDTITVKSRRGEIEVEAHVTEDIKEGVIWTTPHFAAASANKLTNAVLDERAKIPEYKAAAAELEVEIEPDEAEPSDVPADD, from the coding sequence ATGTCAAGTGAGCAACAAGATCAGGAGCCGGTGAAGACGATCTGTCCGTACTGCGGCGTCGGCTGCGGCATTCAGGTAAACCCCGGCGAGGATCCGAGCGATATGCGGTTTATGCCGTGGGGCGACGCGCCCGTCAACGACGGCCGCGTCTGCATCAAGGGCGGCGCGGCGACGCAGGTCGTCGACCACGAGGACCGACTGACAGACCCCCTCATCAAAGAGGACGGCGAGTTCCGCGAGGCCACCTGGGAGGAGGCCTACGAGCGCATCGTCTCCGAGATGGAGGAGATCCGCGACGAGTACGGCCCCGACGCGATGGGCTTCTTCGGCTCCTCGAAGACGATGAACGAGGAGAACTACCTCCTCCAGAAGCTCGCGCGCCGCTTCGGCACCAACAACGTCGACAACTGCACCCGGATGTGCCACGCCTCGACGGTGTGGGCGCTCCGGACCAGCCTCGGTGCGGGCGCGATGACAAACAGTATGGAGGACCTCCAGGAGGAGGCCGACCTCTTCTGGATCCAGGGCGCGAACCCCGCCGAGCAGCACCCCATCGCCAACAGCAACTACTTCCGCCAGGCGATGCTCGACGGCGCGACCGTCATCCAGGTCGACCCCCACGCGAACAAGACCACGCGCTCGTTCGACATCGAGGAGACCGAGCGCCACCAGCACCTCCAGCTCAAGCCCGGGACCGACATCCCGCTTCTCAACATCGTCCTCAAGACGATCCTGGAGAACGACTGGGTCGACGAGGACTTCATCGAAGAGCGCACCGAGGGCATCGAGCACCTGCGCGAGACGCTCGAAGACTTCGACAAGGAGGCCGCCGCCGAGGAGTGCGGCGTCCCGCTCGAAGACATCGAGCTCGCGGCCAAGAAGTACGCCGAGGCCGACAACGCCGCCATCTTCACCGGGATGGGGATGAGCCAGCACGCCTGCGGCGTCGACAACGTCCAAAACGAGATCAACCTCGCGCTCATCACCGGCAACGTCGGTCGCCCCGGCACCGGCGTCAACCCCCTGCGCGGCCAGAACAACGTCCAGGGCACCTCCGACGTCGGCGCGATGCCGAACGTCCTTCCCGGCTATCAGCTCGTCGACGACGACGAGGCGCGCGAGAGCGTCGAGGAGGTCTGGGGCTTCGAGATCCCCGACGAGCCCGGCCTGACGAACGTCGAGATCACCTCCTCGATCGGCGACGGGATCCACGGGATGTACGTGATGGGCGAGAATCCGGTAATGTCGGAGCCGGACGCCAACCACGTCGCCGAACTCCTCGACGAGGTCGAGTTTATGGTCGTCCAGGACATCTTCATGACCGAGTCCGCCGAGTACGCCGACGTCGTCCTCCCGGCGACGACGTGGGCCGAGCGCGGCGGCACGGTCACCAACACCGACCGGCGCGTCCAGCGGATGCGTCCGGTCCAGAAGGTCCACGAGAACACCAAGCACGACCTCGACATCCTCTGTGAGGTCGGCACGCGCCTCTTCGGCGAGGGCTTCGACTTCGACGACCCCGAGGACGTCTTCGAGGAGCTCCGCCAGGTCTGTCCGAGCTACCACGGGATGACCTACGACGCGCTCGGCGAGGAGGGCATCCACTGGCCCTGCTACGAGCCCGGCGACGAGGGCGACCAGTTCCTCTACGAGGACAGCTTCGACACCGAGAGCGGCCTCGGTCAGATCGAGGGCGTCACCCACCAGGAGCCCAAGGAGGTCCCCGACGAGGAGTACCCGCTCGTCCTCACGACGGCCCGCCTCGAAGAGCACTACAACACCGGGACGATGAGCCGGCGCTCGCCGCGGCTCAACAAGCAGTACCCCGAGAACTTCGTCGACGTCCACCCGAACGACGCCGAGCGCTACGGCATCGAGGACGGCGACACGATCACGGTCAAGTCCCGGCGCGGCGAGATCGAGGTCGAAGCGCACGTCACAGAAGACATCAAAGAGGGCGTCATCTGGACGACGCCGCACTTCGCGGCCGCCTCCGCGAACAAGCTGACGAACGCCGTGCTCGACGAGCGCGCGAAGATCCCCGAGTACAAGGCCGCCGCGGCCGAACTCGAAGTCGAGATCGAGCCCGACGAGGCCGAGCCGAGCGACGTGCCCGCCGACGACTGA
- a CDS encoding BCCT family transporter, with protein sequence MSDSEQTGEMSDGLQVELFHPDSDREPGDTNIQKFGFDIHPVVFPVALAIIALFIAVTIILGESASAAYTWLFNFIGENFGWFYLLAVNIFIVVLLYFAFGKFGNIRIGGVEAEKEFSDFSWMAMLFSAGMGIGLMFFSVLEPVYYFLNVPGYWGVEAGTGAAASAAMAQTFFHWGFHPWAIYGLVGLGLAFFSFNRGLPLTFRSIFWPLLGDRIYGWPGHLIDLVTVFATLFGLATSLGLGVAQVNSGLQYVSTEILGIFASFPNNTFVQILLIAGITGIATASVAAGLDGGVKRLSTVNLYLMFALLGFLILVGPTVFVLGAWVEGLGVYFQNIVNLGFYRGAMGAGGGTVTAWTVFYWGWWIAWSPFVGMFIARISKGRTIREFVLGVLFLPSLFSTIWLSTFGGSALNGALGEGSNAVVGAYNELGYGAFETLGMFVMLNQYPLGAISASIATLLVITFFVTSSDSGSLVVDHLTSGGKHDVPKAQRIFWAVTEGAVAALLLYGGGLGALQTAAITTGLPFAVILCLMCYTVYLGLDNEYQILESEEFAERIQDMTEESDVDVVTTGDEVVTDVSGDESVSSD encoded by the coding sequence ATGTCAGACAGTGAGCAAACCGGCGAGATGTCCGACGGACTGCAGGTCGAACTGTTCCATCCGGACTCGGACCGCGAGCCCGGCGACACCAACATCCAGAAGTTCGGGTTCGACATCCATCCGGTCGTCTTCCCGGTGGCGCTGGCGATCATCGCGCTCTTCATCGCGGTCACCATCATCCTCGGTGAGAGCGCCTCGGCCGCGTACACGTGGCTGTTCAACTTCATCGGCGAGAACTTCGGCTGGTTCTATCTCCTGGCGGTGAACATCTTCATCGTGGTGTTGCTGTACTTCGCGTTCGGGAAGTTCGGTAACATCAGAATCGGCGGCGTCGAAGCCGAAAAGGAGTTCAGCGACTTCTCGTGGATGGCGATGCTGTTCAGCGCCGGGATGGGCATCGGCCTGATGTTCTTCAGCGTCCTCGAGCCCGTGTACTACTTCCTCAACGTCCCCGGCTACTGGGGCGTCGAGGCCGGAACCGGCGCGGCCGCCTCGGCGGCGATGGCACAGACGTTCTTCCACTGGGGCTTCCACCCGTGGGCCATCTACGGCCTCGTCGGCCTCGGACTGGCGTTCTTCTCGTTCAACCGCGGCCTGCCGCTCACCTTCCGGTCGATCTTCTGGCCGCTGCTCGGCGACCGCATCTACGGGTGGCCGGGCCACCTGATCGACCTCGTGACGGTGTTCGCGACGCTGTTCGGGCTGGCGACCTCGCTCGGGCTCGGCGTCGCCCAGGTGAACAGCGGGCTCCAGTACGTCTCGACCGAGATCCTCGGGATATTCGCGAGCTTCCCGAACAACACGTTCGTCCAGATCCTCCTCATCGCGGGGATCACCGGCATCGCGACGGCGTCTGTCGCCGCCGGCCTCGACGGCGGCGTCAAGCGCCTCAGCACGGTCAATCTCTACTTGATGTTCGCGCTGCTGGGCTTCCTGATCCTCGTCGGCCCCACCGTCTTCGTCCTCGGTGCCTGGGTCGAGGGCCTCGGCGTGTACTTCCAGAACATCGTCAACCTCGGCTTCTACCGCGGCGCGATGGGCGCCGGCGGCGGTACCGTCACCGCCTGGACGGTGTTCTACTGGGGCTGGTGGATCGCGTGGTCGCCCTTCGTGGGGATGTTCATCGCGCGCATCTCGAAGGGTCGGACGATCCGCGAGTTCGTCCTCGGGGTCCTCTTCCTCCCGTCGCTGTTCTCGACCATCTGGCTGTCGACCTTCGGCGGGAGCGCCCTCAACGGCGCGCTCGGTGAGGGCTCGAACGCCGTCGTCGGCGCGTACAACGAACTCGGCTACGGCGCCTTCGAGACGCTCGGGATGTTCGTGATGCTCAATCAGTACCCGCTCGGCGCCATCTCGGCGTCGATCGCGACGCTGCTCGTCATCACGTTCTTCGTCACCTCGTCGGACTCGGGCTCCCTGGTCGTCGACCACCTGACTTCCGGCGGCAAGCACGACGTGCCGAAGGCCCAGCGCATCTTCTGGGCGGTCACCGAGGGCGCCGTCGCGGCGCTCCTCCTGTACGGTGGCGGCCTCGGCGCGCTCCAGACGGCGGCCATCACCACGGGGCTCCCGTTCGCGGTGATCCTGTGTCTGATGTGCTACACCGTCTACCTGGGGCTGGACAACGAGTACCAGATCCTCGAATCCGAGGAGTTCGCCGAGCGCATTCAGGACATGACCGAAGAGAGCGACGTCGACGTCGTCACCACCGGCGACGAGGTGGTGACCGACGTCTCGGGTGACGAATCGGTCAGCAGCGACTGA
- a CDS encoding formate--tetrahydrofolate ligase, whose amino-acid sequence MSDEDGGFPTDYEIAQDAEKEHITDVLDSWGVSSDDIEQYGDYKAKLTHDAVNRFRDQADEKEGNLVLVTGMTPTPLGEGKTVTTVGLGQTLNHVGEDALIAIREPSLGPVFGVKGGAAGGGYSQVLPMEDINLHFTGDLHALTSAHNLIAAMLDAKISQSDEFDVDVNDVSWPRAMDMNERALRDIVVGLGGSSGGTPRESRFLLTAASELMAVLCLAEDLADLKERISRIILAYTEDGEPITVDDIDATGPAAMLLKDAIKPNLVQTIEGTPAFVHGGPFANIAHGTNSLIADKAAFGMGDYLVTEAGFGSDLGAEKFMNIVCRLGDMTPNAVVLVSTVRALKYHGMGMWPVDLDEVKEAGIEELEAGFANLDKHVTNLQKFGVPVVVALNRFPDDTDEEIEAVVEHCREDLGVEIAESNVFAEGSEGGVDLAEHVIDAVEENDPEDFEHLYPDDAPIKEKIETVATEIYGADGVNFTGSAEDDIERLEDLGFDEVPVCLSKTFHSLSDDPSKKGAPEGWELEVRELYPSAGAGFIVALTGDVLDMPGLPAEPAAAGMDIDADGNISGLF is encoded by the coding sequence ATGTCTGACGAAGACGGTGGCTTCCCGACAGACTACGAGATCGCACAGGACGCCGAGAAGGAACATATCACGGACGTACTGGACTCCTGGGGCGTCAGCTCCGACGACATCGAGCAGTACGGCGACTACAAGGCCAAACTGACCCACGACGCGGTGAACCGCTTCCGCGACCAGGCCGACGAGAAGGAGGGCAACCTCGTCCTGGTGACGGGGATGACGCCGACGCCGCTGGGCGAGGGCAAGACCGTCACGACGGTCGGCCTCGGTCAGACGCTCAATCACGTCGGCGAAGACGCGCTGATCGCCATCCGCGAGCCCTCGCTGGGGCCGGTCTTCGGCGTCAAGGGCGGCGCGGCCGGCGGCGGCTACTCGCAGGTGCTCCCGATGGAGGACATCAACCTCCACTTCACGGGCGACCTCCACGCGCTCACCTCCGCGCACAACCTCATCGCGGCGATGCTCGACGCGAAGATCTCCCAGAGCGACGAGTTCGACGTCGACGTCAACGACGTCTCGTGGCCGCGCGCGATGGACATGAACGAGCGCGCCCTCCGCGACATCGTCGTCGGCCTCGGCGGCTCCTCCGGCGGCACCCCCCGCGAGAGCCGCTTCCTCCTGACGGCGGCCTCCGAGCTGATGGCCGTTCTGTGCCTCGCCGAGGACCTCGCGGACCTCAAAGAGCGCATCTCGCGGATCATCCTCGCGTACACCGAGGACGGCGAGCCGATCACCGTCGACGACATCGACGCGACCGGCCCCGCCGCGATGCTCCTGAAGGACGCCATCAAGCCGAACCTCGTCCAGACCATCGAGGGCACGCCCGCGTTCGTCCACGGCGGCCCCTTCGCGAACATCGCCCACGGCACCAACTCCCTCATCGCCGACAAGGCGGCCTTCGGGATGGGCGATTACCTCGTCACCGAGGCCGGCTTCGGCTCGGACCTCGGCGCCGAGAAGTTCATGAACATCGTCTGCCGCCTCGGCGATATGACGCCGAACGCGGTCGTGCTCGTCTCCACCGTGCGCGCGCTCAAGTACCACGGGATGGGGATGTGGCCCGTCGACCTCGACGAGGTCAAGGAGGCCGGCATCGAGGAGCTCGAAGCCGGCTTCGCCAACCTCGACAAGCACGTCACGAACCTCCAGAAGTTCGGCGTCCCGGTCGTCGTCGCGCTCAACCGCTTCCCCGACGACACCGACGAGGAGATCGAAGCCGTCGTCGAGCACTGCCGCGAGGACCTCGGCGTCGAGATCGCCGAGTCGAACGTCTTCGCGGAGGGCAGCGAGGGCGGCGTCGACCTCGCAGAGCACGTCATCGACGCAGTCGAGGAGAACGACCCCGAGGACTTCGAGCACCTCTACCCCGACGACGCGCCGATCAAAGAGAAGATCGAGACCGTCGCGACCGAGATCTACGGCGCCGACGGCGTCAACTTCACCGGCAGCGCCGAAGACGACATCGAGCGCCTGGAGGACCTCGGCTTCGACGAGGTGCCGGTCTGCCTCTCGAAGACCTTCCACTCCCTCAGTGACGACCCCTCGAAGAAGGGCGCGCCCGAGGGCTGGGAACTGGAAGTCCGCGAGCTCTACCCCTCGGCGGGCGCGGGCTTCATCGTCGCGCTGACCGGCGACGTCCTCGATATGCCCGGGCTGCCGGCCGAGCCGGCCGCCGCCGGGATGGACATCGACGCCGACGGTAACATCAGCGGCCTGTTCTAG
- the folP gene encoding dihydropteroate synthase, whose amino-acid sequence MNYHEAAEYLTSFQRRRPKLGIETTARMLSHFGDPHLDVDAVQVAGSNGKGSTARMLESVLRRAGVSVGLFTSPGLNDFREQVRVDGRKVPKSKIAEYAAELEPCIDRLRADDDVPTHFEVLTAVALRHFSEMDVDVAVLEVGIGGRYDATSAVDPVASAVTSVSLEHTELLGETIEEIATDKAQVAPASRPLVTGADGAALDAIREVTDAISVGPAESSPDVVAEERGMHSKVESEVSIAGPDWTVETNLPLLGKHQATNAGVAATLARQVADVDSATIAEGLRAVTWPGRFEVMETEPMVVLDGSHNPGATATLSDLLGRYEYDDLHLVFGTMADKDYGEMAASLPAVDVAYATRPHLDRAEGAEALAETLADHADRVETIPSVPEATEQAIEAAGPDDFVLVSGSLYTVAEARDRWTRLLTPVDSTRDAHVDAAFVDAAFEPDAEGDGETAPAAESAASRSGVDRRIFRTLLRPEQAERVAEHLAAVGGECRRSRAGSPEKLVATVLAGSTAQLRELATALDEEGHGLRRVADQLRERLDPTEVTDAAGLGAIADDGTAVMGILNVTPDSFHDGGEYEAFEAAVEQAEAMAEHGVDVIDVGGESTRPGAEPVPVETEIDRVVPVVEAIGDLGVPISVDTRKAEVADAALEAGADIINDVSGLADPAMPFVVADHDAALVLMHSLSVPVDPDQDPIYDDVVADVVDELLEQVLRAERAGIDREQIVIDPGCGFGKSPAESHALIDRLGELRGLGCPVLVGHSRKSMYKAADHADDGRLAPTLAGTALAADRGADVVRVHDVPENLAAVAAAEGRLAPAEDDAE is encoded by the coding sequence ATGAACTACCACGAGGCCGCCGAGTACCTGACCTCGTTTCAGCGACGCCGGCCGAAGCTCGGGATCGAGACCACCGCGCGGATGCTCTCGCACTTCGGCGACCCGCACCTCGACGTCGACGCGGTCCAGGTCGCCGGGTCGAACGGGAAGGGAAGCACCGCCCGGATGCTGGAGAGCGTCCTTCGGCGCGCCGGCGTGAGCGTCGGGCTCTTCACCTCGCCCGGACTGAACGACTTCCGCGAGCAGGTGCGCGTCGACGGCCGCAAGGTGCCGAAGTCCAAGATCGCCGAGTACGCCGCGGAACTGGAGCCCTGCATCGACCGCCTCCGTGCGGACGACGACGTGCCCACCCACTTCGAGGTGCTCACCGCGGTCGCACTCCGGCACTTCAGCGAGATGGACGTCGACGTCGCGGTGCTGGAGGTCGGGATCGGCGGCCGCTACGACGCGACGAGCGCGGTCGACCCCGTCGCCAGCGCGGTCACGAGCGTGAGCCTCGAACACACCGAGCTGCTGGGCGAGACGATCGAGGAGATCGCCACGGACAAAGCCCAGGTCGCGCCCGCGAGCCGGCCGCTCGTCACCGGGGCCGACGGCGCGGCGCTCGATGCGATCCGCGAGGTGACAGACGCCATCTCGGTCGGTCCGGCCGAATCATCCCCCGACGTCGTCGCCGAAGAGCGGGGGATGCACTCGAAGGTCGAAAGCGAGGTCTCGATCGCCGGCCCGGACTGGACGGTGGAGACGAACCTCCCGCTGCTCGGGAAACACCAGGCGACGAACGCGGGCGTGGCGGCGACGCTGGCGCGGCAGGTCGCCGACGTCGACTCCGCGACGATCGCCGAGGGCCTGCGAGCCGTCACCTGGCCCGGCCGCTTCGAGGTTATGGAGACCGAGCCGATGGTCGTCCTGGACGGATCGCACAACCCCGGCGCGACCGCGACGCTCTCGGACCTGCTCGGGCGCTACGAGTACGACGACCTCCACCTCGTGTTCGGAACGATGGCCGACAAGGACTACGGGGAGATGGCGGCGTCGCTCCCCGCGGTCGACGTCGCGTACGCGACGCGCCCGCATCTGGACCGCGCCGAGGGGGCCGAGGCGCTGGCCGAGACCCTCGCCGACCACGCCGACCGCGTCGAGACGATTCCGTCGGTCCCCGAGGCCACAGAGCAGGCCATCGAGGCCGCCGGCCCCGACGACTTCGTGCTCGTCTCGGGGTCGCTGTACACCGTGGCCGAGGCGCGTGACCGCTGGACGCGACTGCTGACGCCGGTCGATTCGACGCGCGACGCCCACGTCGACGCCGCGTTCGTCGACGCGGCATTCGAGCCCGATGCGGAGGGCGACGGCGAGACCGCCCCGGCCGCGGAGTCGGCGGCGTCCCGGTCGGGCGTCGATCGCCGGATCTTCCGGACGCTGCTCCGCCCCGAACAGGCCGAGCGCGTGGCCGAGCACCTCGCGGCGGTCGGTGGCGAGTGTCGCCGCTCGCGCGCGGGCAGTCCCGAGAAGCTCGTGGCGACCGTCCTCGCGGGCTCGACGGCGCAGCTCCGCGAGCTCGCGACCGCGCTCGACGAGGAGGGACACGGGCTCCGGCGGGTAGCCGACCAGCTCCGCGAGCGGCTGGATCCGACCGAGGTCACCGATGCGGCCGGACTGGGGGCGATCGCCGACGACGGCACCGCGGTGATGGGAATCCTGAACGTCACCCCCGACAGCTTCCACGACGGCGGCGAGTACGAGGCGTTCGAGGCCGCCGTCGAGCAGGCCGAGGCGATGGCCGAGCACGGCGTCGACGTCATCGACGTCGGCGGCGAGAGCACCCGGCCGGGCGCCGAGCCCGTGCCCGTCGAGACGGAGATCGACCGCGTCGTCCCCGTCGTCGAGGCCATCGGGGACCTCGGCGTCCCGATCTCGGTCGACACCCGGAAGGCCGAGGTCGCCGACGCGGCCCTCGAAGCCGGCGCCGACATCATCAACGACGTCTCGGGGCTCGCGGACCCCGCGATGCCGTTCGTCGTCGCCGACCACGACGCCGCGCTCGTGCTGATGCACAGCCTATCTGTCCCGGTCGATCCCGATCAGGATCCGATCTACGACGACGTCGTCGCCGACGTGGTCGACGAGCTGCTCGAACAGGTGCTGCGGGCCGAGCGCGCGGGCATCGACCGCGAGCAGATCGTGATCGATCCGGGCTGTGGGTTCGGGAAGTCGCCCGCGGAGTCACACGCCCTGATCGACCGCCTCGGAGAGCTTCGCGGCCTGGGCTGTCCGGTGCTCGTCGGCCACTCGCGGAAGTCGATGTACAAGGCGGCCGACCACGCCGACGACGGCCGCCTGGCGCCCACGCTGGCCGGCACGGCGCTTGCGGCCGACCGCGGCGCGGACGTGGTCCGCGTCCACGACGTCCCGGAGAACCTCGCCGCCGTCGCGGCGGCGGAGGGGCGGCTCGCGCCCGCCGAAGACGACGCGGAGTAG
- a CDS encoding universal stress protein → MYDQILIPYDGSNEARKGAEHGIELAAALGASVTALYVIDLPGAPRALALRDDEEEMRQRYREYGEEALDEICDVAEEHGVDCDTAFRTGSPSEEIADFADDEGMDAIVMGSAYRGTLGSLLGGTTDKVVRTARVPVITQRMKMEEI, encoded by the coding sequence ATGTACGACCAGATACTGATACCGTACGACGGGAGCAACGAGGCACGAAAAGGCGCCGAGCACGGCATCGAACTCGCCGCGGCGCTCGGAGCGAGCGTGACGGCGCTCTATGTCATCGATCTGCCCGGAGCGCCGCGGGCGCTCGCGCTCCGCGACGACGAAGAGGAGATGCGCCAGCGGTACCGGGAGTACGGCGAGGAGGCCCTCGACGAGATCTGCGACGTCGCCGAAGAACACGGCGTCGACTGCGACACCGCCTTCAGGACGGGGTCGCCGTCCGAGGAGATCGCCGACTTCGCCGACGACGAGGGGATGGACGCCATCGTAATGGGGTCGGCGTACCGGGGCACGCTCGGGTCACTGCTCGGGGGCACGACGGACAAGGTCGTCCGGACGGCCCGCGTGCCGGTGATCACCCAGCGGATGAAGATGGAAGAGATCTGA